From Heliomicrobium modesticaldum Ice1, a single genomic window includes:
- a CDS encoding cobalt-precorrin 5A hydrolase — protein MNVLALTPGGSALARRIGNVFPEARLWLPVGGDEGIDAGAGDTDAHGAGIIDATTTNDTAEATVLRWRPPLRNTFGLIFSAGKPILFIGALGILVRLLAPRIADKRTDPPVIALDEGGRFVISVLAGHWGGANELAKEVSRRIGAVPVITTATDVAGLPAVDTFARRWGARIEPWAAVKKIASAQLRGDAIKWLADERFLPVLKKLEPAFPWHPSQKPTREPLWKQPASGMSPSGDQISGALTSDEASLCELNQKTKTQRVLFSSRWVEPPVDLRLFPRCLIAGIGCRRGVSLEQVHVAFREACQIVDIHPRCLTAIASAWVKAEEPALIALAKTYDVPFRTFSADEIQACCASHREIGGSLFVADAIGVKAVCEPTALLTHPQARLLLKKRAAGPVTVALAEVPWPSSDWDQATGIR, from the coding sequence GAACGTACTGGCGCTGACGCCGGGTGGGAGCGCCCTGGCTCGGCGCATCGGCAATGTTTTTCCGGAAGCGCGGTTGTGGCTGCCTGTTGGTGGGGATGAGGGTATTGATGCTGGAGCCGGTGATACGGACGCACATGGGGCCGGTATAATAGATGCGACGACGACCAACGACACTGCTGAAGCAACAGTCTTGCGCTGGCGCCCCCCTTTGCGGAACACCTTCGGACTGATTTTCTCAGCGGGTAAGCCGATTCTCTTTATCGGCGCCCTCGGTATCCTCGTTCGCCTGCTGGCGCCGCGGATCGCCGACAAGCGCACCGATCCCCCGGTGATCGCCCTTGACGAAGGCGGACGTTTTGTCATCAGCGTACTGGCCGGTCACTGGGGCGGCGCCAACGAACTGGCCAAAGAGGTGAGCCGGCGCATCGGGGCCGTCCCTGTGATCACGACAGCCACCGATGTGGCCGGGCTGCCGGCCGTCGATACCTTTGCTCGCCGCTGGGGCGCCCGCATCGAACCATGGGCGGCCGTAAAAAAAATTGCTTCAGCCCAACTGCGGGGGGATGCGATCAAGTGGCTGGCCGACGAACGGTTCTTGCCTGTTTTGAAGAAACTGGAACCAGCCTTCCCGTGGCATCCATCGCAGAAACCTACAAGGGAGCCCCTGTGGAAACAGCCGGCATCGGGAATGTCCCCTTCGGGGGATCAAATCTCCGGTGCGTTGACCTCGGACGAAGCCAGCTTGTGTGAACTGAACCAGAAGACGAAGACCCAGCGGGTGCTGTTCTCATCGCGTTGGGTGGAACCGCCAGTCGACCTCCGTCTCTTCCCCCGCTGTCTCATCGCCGGGATCGGCTGCCGCCGGGGTGTGTCGCTGGAACAGGTGCATGTTGCCTTTCGAGAAGCCTGCCAGATCGTCGATATCCATCCACGATGCCTGACCGCTATTGCCAGCGCTTGGGTGAAAGCTGAAGAACCGGCTCTCATCGCCCTGGCGAAAACCTATGATGTTCCCTTCCGCACCTTTTCCGCCGATGAAATTCAAGCCTGCTGCGCCAGCCACCGGGAGATCGGCGGATCCCTTTTTGTGGCTGATGCGATTGGAGTGAAAGCTGTATGCGAACCGACTGCGCTGTTGACACATCCTCAAGCGAGGCTCCTGTTGAAGAAACGGGCTGCCGGTCCGGTGACCGTGGCCCTGGCCGAGGTTCCCTGGCCGTCATCGGATTGGGACCAGGCAACCGGGATCAGATGA
- the cobJ gene encoding precorrin-3B C(17)-methyltransferase: protein MTGRALQAIAQADVIVGYSTYVRLIEDLIEGKDVQASGMRKEIDRALLAVDLALEGKAVAVVSSGDPGVYGMAGLVLEAMQQREAQGKIFVEVIPGVTSATAAAAVLGAPLMHDFAVISLSDLLTPWDLIRRRIENAAAGDFIIALYNPKSTKRIHQIEAVRELLLQHRPPSTPVGIVRNARREGEERRLTTLGEFLEHPIDMFTILVIGNSQTYVRDGWMITPRGYRW, encoded by the coding sequence ATGACGGGGCGGGCGTTGCAGGCCATTGCCCAAGCCGATGTGATCGTCGGCTACAGCACCTATGTGAGGTTGATCGAAGACCTGATCGAGGGGAAAGATGTGCAAGCCTCCGGCATGCGCAAGGAGATCGACCGAGCTCTTTTGGCCGTCGATCTGGCACTGGAAGGAAAAGCGGTTGCCGTTGTGTCGAGCGGCGACCCCGGTGTCTACGGTATGGCCGGCCTAGTCCTGGAAGCGATGCAGCAGCGAGAGGCCCAAGGGAAGATCTTCGTAGAGGTGATCCCCGGTGTCACGTCCGCTACGGCCGCCGCCGCCGTCTTGGGCGCGCCGCTGATGCATGACTTCGCCGTCATCTCCCTCAGCGACTTGCTCACCCCTTGGGATCTGATCCGGCGGCGCATCGAGAACGCCGCTGCTGGTGACTTCATCATCGCTCTCTATAACCCGAAGAGCACCAAGCGCATCCACCAGATCGAAGCGGTGCGGGAACTGCTGCTCCAGCACCGTCCGCCTTCCACGCCGGTGGGCATCGTCCGTAACGCTCGGCGTGAAGGCGAGGAGCGGCGATTGACCACACTAGGCGAGTTTTTGGAACACCCCATCGACATGTTTACCATTCTGGTCATTGGCAACTCGCAGACCTATGTCCGTGACGGCTGGATGATCACGCCGCGGGGGTACCGCTGGTGA